The following proteins come from a genomic window of Micromonospora echinofusca:
- a CDS encoding non-ribosomal peptide synthetase, with product MTGSSGRGPEQLVAYLATSDAALDEAQVRRFLAGRLPAPLIPSSFVLLDALPTTASGKIDRRALPAPRPTGDGGRGAPVGALESRLAQVWGEVLGVPAEQVGRDDDFFALGGHSLAAMRLAGRLGEFAGSAVTVRTVFEHPTLARQAALIGDAAGLAPAGMQPRSAPVPRSGGDRRPLSFGQQRLWLFEQARPGTAAYVVNAVSRTGQVLDEKRLTVAVDDVVRRHEALRSRFGDTDGVPYQQVEPDLRILPTAHDVRDPRAGRALGAARAIVERAAETPFSLRHGPLLRVDLIRVADDDTWLSLTLHHIVCDGWSLELLVRELADAYHRTDAGAAVPPPLPVQYGDYAAWQRERLDGPRLDRLLTHWRGLLADAPVRPLVPTDAPDPTRDYTGGTVDFTISAALTRRLRSVCQDHDVTLYMLLLTGFAALLARRSGERDILVGTPVADRDARETEPLIGFLVNTVVLRMTVEPAAPLRDLLAHVRQVTLDAFNHKELPFERLVAELSRAGATEPALFQAMFALQNAVPVAGGHDFGPYEVTSGTGGTDLVMSMEEVDSHLVGRLEYDTGLFRPDSMRVLVDLYREILATLATVPEVATADLPALSGTEWQALVHDANDTVAAYPHDRCVHQLIEERARSAGDRVAVVCGAESLTYAELDARADALARRLLARGAGPDRLVAVGVHRVELVVALLAVLKSGAAYLPVDPSQPASRVAAALRQARPALVIGDTVEAPPGTEVVSPAADPAHEPPPFAGALPAVDPDHLAYALFTSGSTGVPKGVMVSHRSLCAEVTWRNGYLGLGADDAVLQTFAASFDPSVWEIVGTLAAGARLVLLPHGADDDLRAVADSLRAGGVTVLQAVPSKLRLLLATDAFAGARGLRCLVAGGEALPADLVAQVHAAVPADLHNLYGPTEACIDATAFPVPRPLPGSDAAPIGRPAGNTTVHLLDERGRPVPPGALGELYIGGLGLARGYLHRPDLTAERFVPDPFSDEPGARLYRTGDLARRDPDGDIRFVGRRDDQVKVRGYRVELGEIEAVLQGHPAVRHAVVLLHGEPAAERHLVAYLTGDAPDTAELRRYLRSRLPHYMVPTAYVVLAALPLLPSGKVDRRALPAPERYDTVGHDRTPPRTPTERRLVALWAQALDVPVERIGVHDSFFDLGGNSLLAARLNARIAGSFGVEMPLGRLFDHPTPAELATAVEEQVIDLVSALSDDEAAQWLSRLGPTTEEESS from the coding sequence ATGACCGGCAGCAGCGGGCGCGGCCCGGAGCAGCTCGTGGCGTACCTCGCGACGTCGGACGCCGCGCTGGACGAGGCGCAGGTCCGGCGGTTCCTCGCCGGACGGCTACCCGCCCCGCTCATCCCGTCCAGCTTCGTGCTGCTCGACGCGCTCCCGACGACGGCCAGCGGCAAGATCGACCGCCGTGCCCTACCGGCCCCCCGGCCCACCGGCGATGGCGGACGTGGCGCCCCGGTCGGCGCCCTGGAGTCCCGCCTGGCGCAGGTCTGGGGCGAGGTGCTCGGCGTGCCGGCCGAGCAGGTGGGACGCGACGACGACTTCTTCGCGCTCGGCGGGCACTCCCTCGCGGCCATGCGGCTCGCGGGGCGGCTGGGGGAGTTCGCCGGCAGCGCGGTCACCGTCCGGACCGTCTTCGAACATCCGACGCTCGCCCGTCAGGCGGCGCTGATCGGCGACGCGGCCGGGCTGGCGCCCGCCGGGATGCAGCCCCGTTCGGCGCCGGTACCCCGGTCGGGCGGGGACCGCCGTCCGCTCTCCTTCGGGCAGCAGCGGCTCTGGCTGTTCGAGCAGGCGCGTCCCGGCACCGCCGCCTACGTCGTCAACGCGGTGTCCCGCACCGGCCAGGTGCTGGACGAGAAGCGACTGACGGTCGCCGTCGACGACGTGGTGCGGCGGCACGAGGCGCTGCGCAGCCGGTTCGGCGACACGGACGGGGTGCCGTACCAGCAGGTCGAGCCGGATCTGCGGATCCTGCCGACCGCGCACGACGTCCGCGACCCCCGGGCGGGGCGGGCTCTCGGGGCCGCCCGCGCGATCGTCGAGCGAGCGGCGGAGACGCCCTTCTCCCTGCGGCACGGGCCGCTGCTGCGGGTCGACCTGATCCGGGTCGCCGACGACGACACCTGGCTGTCGCTGACCCTGCACCACATCGTCTGCGACGGCTGGTCGCTGGAGCTGCTGGTCCGTGAGCTGGCCGACGCGTACCACCGCACCGACGCGGGCGCGGCGGTGCCGCCGCCGTTGCCCGTGCAGTACGGCGACTACGCCGCCTGGCAACGGGAGCGGCTGGACGGCCCGCGGCTCGACCGGCTGCTCACCCACTGGCGCGGGCTGCTGGCCGACGCGCCGGTCCGGCCCCTCGTCCCCACCGACGCGCCCGACCCGACGCGCGACTACACCGGCGGCACCGTCGACTTCACGATCAGCGCGGCGCTCACCCGACGGCTGCGGTCCGTCTGCCAGGACCACGACGTCACCCTCTACATGCTCCTGCTGACCGGCTTCGCGGCGCTGCTGGCCCGTCGGTCGGGAGAACGCGACATCCTGGTCGGCACGCCGGTGGCCGACCGGGACGCGCGCGAGACCGAGCCGCTCATCGGCTTCCTGGTCAACACGGTGGTCCTACGGATGACCGTCGAGCCCGCGGCACCCCTGCGCGACCTGCTCGCCCACGTCCGTCAGGTCACGCTGGACGCCTTCAACCACAAGGAGCTGCCCTTCGAGCGGCTGGTGGCGGAGCTGAGCCGCGCCGGAGCGACGGAGCCGGCCCTGTTCCAGGCGATGTTCGCCCTCCAGAACGCCGTGCCGGTCGCCGGCGGGCACGACTTCGGCCCGTACGAGGTGACCTCCGGCACCGGCGGCACGGACCTGGTCATGTCGATGGAGGAGGTCGACAGCCACCTCGTCGGCCGCCTCGAGTACGACACCGGCCTGTTCCGGCCCGACTCGATGCGGGTGCTGGTGGACCTCTACCGCGAGATCCTCGCCACCCTGGCGACCGTCCCGGAGGTGGCGACGGCAGACCTGCCGGCGCTCAGCGGCACCGAGTGGCAGGCGCTGGTCCACGACGCGAACGACACCGTGGCGGCGTACCCGCACGACCGGTGCGTCCACCAGCTGATCGAGGAGCGGGCCCGCAGCGCCGGTGACCGGGTCGCCGTCGTCTGTGGGGCCGAGAGCCTCACGTACGCCGAGCTGGACGCCCGGGCCGACGCGCTGGCCCGACGCCTGCTGGCCCGCGGCGCCGGTCCCGACCGGCTCGTCGCCGTCGGCGTGCACCGGGTGGAACTCGTCGTGGCGTTGCTCGCCGTGCTGAAGTCGGGCGCGGCCTACCTGCCGGTGGACCCGAGCCAGCCGGCGTCCCGGGTGGCGGCGGCTCTGCGGCAGGCGCGGCCGGCCCTGGTGATCGGCGACACCGTCGAGGCGCCACCCGGCACCGAGGTGGTGTCACCCGCCGCGGACCCCGCGCACGAGCCGCCGCCCTTCGCCGGCGCGCTGCCGGCCGTGGACCCGGACCACCTGGCGTACGCGCTGTTCACGTCCGGCTCCACCGGCGTCCCCAAGGGCGTGATGGTCAGCCACCGCTCCCTCTGCGCCGAGGTGACCTGGCGCAACGGATACCTCGGGCTGGGCGCCGACGACGCGGTCCTGCAGACGTTCGCGGCCTCGTTCGACCCCTCGGTCTGGGAGATCGTCGGCACCCTGGCGGCCGGGGCCCGGCTGGTCCTGCTCCCGCACGGCGCCGACGACGACCTGCGGGCGGTGGCGGACTCCCTGCGTGCCGGCGGGGTCACCGTGCTCCAGGCGGTGCCGTCGAAGCTGCGCCTGCTGCTGGCGACCGACGCCTTCGCCGGGGCCCGTGGGCTGCGCTGCCTGGTCGCCGGTGGGGAGGCGCTCCCCGCAGACCTCGTCGCCCAGGTCCACGCCGCGGTCCCCGCCGACCTGCACAACCTCTACGGCCCGACCGAGGCGTGCATCGACGCCACCGCCTTCCCGGTGCCCCGGCCCCTACCGGGCAGCGACGCGGCGCCGATCGGCCGGCCGGCCGGGAACACCACCGTGCACCTGCTCGACGAGCGCGGCCGGCCGGTGCCCCCCGGCGCACTCGGGGAGCTGTACATCGGCGGCCTCGGGCTGGCCCGTGGCTACCTGCACCGCCCCGACCTCACGGCCGAGCGGTTCGTGCCCGACCCCTTCAGCGACGAGCCGGGCGCGCGCCTGTACCGCACCGGGGACCTCGCGCGACGCGACCCGGACGGCGACATCCGCTTCGTCGGGCGCCGCGACGACCAGGTCAAGGTCCGCGGCTACCGGGTCGAGCTGGGCGAGATCGAGGCGGTACTCCAGGGGCATCCCGCGGTGCGGCACGCCGTCGTCCTGCTGCACGGGGAACCCGCCGCCGAGCGGCACCTCGTGGCGTACCTGACGGGGGACGCCCCCGACACCGCCGAACTGCGCCGGTACCTGCGCTCCCGGCTGCCGCACTACATGGTGCCCACCGCGTACGTCGTGCTGGCCGCCCTTCCGCTGCTGCCCAGCGGCAAGGTCGACCGGCGGGCGCTGCCCGCGCCGGAGCGGTACGACACCGTGGGGCACGACCGCACGCCGCCGCGTACCCCCACCGAGCGACGCCTCGTCGCGCTGTGGGCGCAGGCGCTGGACGTGCCCGTGGAGCGCATCGGCGTGCACGACAGCTTCTTCGATCTCGGCGGGAACTCGCTGCTGGCGGCGCGGTTGAACGCCCGGATCGCCGGATCTTTCGGAGTCGAGATGCCCCTCGGGCGTCTGTTCGACCACCCCACGCCCGCCGAGTTGGCGACGGCCGTGGAGGAGCAGGTGATCGACCTGGTCAGCGCGTTGTCGGACGACGAGGCCGCGCAGTGGCTGAGCCGACTTGGACCGACCACGGAGGAGGAGTCGTCGTGA